One window of the Doryrhamphus excisus isolate RoL2022-K1 chromosome 10, RoL_Dexc_1.0, whole genome shotgun sequence genome contains the following:
- the LOC131137700 gene encoding zinc finger protein 239-like, whose translation MKQEEPQCVHIKEEDGDPHPLHIKEEHEEEVEFPVIVVTVKTEDDEGENEEKRQAEPPSRTSTQHPTEADGDHYGGSQAHNLLAPLSDNDDTTSHSSDTDDDDSEADMTRHHGNTRWKCSQCDKTFGSKRKLTIHTRHHTGEKPFICSVCGKEFISKSKLKQHIRIHTGEKPFPCKVCGKRFSQRSNLKVHTRTHTGEKAFPCTVCGIRLSQRSHLKEHTKIHTGEKPFPCAVCGKRFSRRSNLTKHTTIHTGEKPFSCTVCGKRFNQKSYLTTHTRIHTGEKPFPCMVCGRKFNQKSDLKTHTKIHTREKPFPCTVCGKSFHQKSDLRTHTRIHTGEKPFPCKVCGKGFSWKISLIGHTRTHIKEKNVSSSVCGQRVPKSPTLTEHKRVHNGE comes from the coding sequence ATGAAGCAGGAGGAGCCACAGTGCgtccacattaaagaggaagacgGGGACCCACATCCCCTCCACATCAAAGAAGAAcatgaggaggaggtggagttcCCAGTGATTGTTGTCACTGTGAAGACtgaagatgatgaaggtgaAAATGAGGAGAAGAGACAGGCGGAGCCTCCGAGTAGGACCTCAACCCAACACCCAACAGAAGCTGACGGAGACCACTATGGAGGATCACAAGCACACAACCTCCTAGCTCCGCTATCAGATAACGACGACACAACGTCACATTCTTCCGACACGGACGATGACGACTCTGAAGCTGATATGACACGTCACCACGGCAACACGCGCTGGAAATGCTCTCAATGTGACAAAACCTTTGGCAGCAAAAGGAAGCTGACAATACACACCAGACaccacacgggagagaaacctttcatcTGCTCAGTTTGCGGTAAAGAGTTCATATCTAAGTCGAAATTGAAGCAACACATAagaatacacaccggagagaaaccttttccttgcaaAGTGTGTGGTAAGAGATTCTCCCAGCGTTCCAATTTGAAGGTacacacaaggacacacactggagagaaagcTTTTCCTTGCACGGTTTGCGGTATAAGATTATCTCAGCGGTCGCATTtgaaagaacacacaaaaatacacactggGGAGAAACCCTTTCCTTGCGCGGTGTGTGGGAAACGATTCTCTCGGCGCTCAAATTTGACTAAACACACAacaatacacactggagagaaacctttttcttGCACGGTGTGCGGGAAAAGATTCAATCAAAAAAGTTATTTAACAACACACACGagaatacacaccggagagaaaccttttccttgcatGGTATGCGGGAGAAAATTTAATCAAAAAAGTGATTTAAAAAcgcacacaaaaatacacactcgGGAGAAACCGTTTCCATGCACGGTGTGCGGGAAAAGCTTTCATCAGAAGAGTGATCTAAgaacacacacaagaatacacaccggagagaaaccttttccttgcaaGGTGTGTGGGAAAGGTTTCTCTTGGAAGATATCGTTGATAGGACACACAAGAACtcacattaaagaaaaaaacgttTCTTCTTCGGTGTGTGGTCAGCGAGTCCCGAAGAGTCCAACACTGACTGAACACAAACGAGTCCACAATGGGGAGTAA
- the LOC131137709 gene encoding gastrula zinc finger protein XlCGF8.2DB-like, with protein MEHMKEEDEFPHVFHIKEEEEDHSISQEGEHLKGLEEFAVIVVPVKSEDEEEREAEPSTEADADHCGGSQAHSLFAPLSDSDDITSHSPDTDDDDSEAGNARFKCSQCDKCFSQKGNLKKHLRHHTGEKPFTCSVCSKRFSDQSNLKAHTRIHTGEKPFPCTVCGKRFVRQGDLKTHARTHTGEKAFTCTVCGVRFSHKNSLKRHAIKIHPGGKLFPCVVCGKQFSQKCGLKTHTRTHAGDKRFPCVVCGKGFNFPAHLNRHKMIHTKEKPFSCSICGKEYNRQGHLKRHARVHTGEKPFSCSVCGKSFSREKSWISHTRTHT; from the coding sequence ATGGAGCACATGAAAGAGGAGGATGAGTTTCCACACGTCTTCCACattaaagaagaagaggaagatcacagcatcagtcaggagggagagcatctcAAAGGACTGGAGGAGTTTGCGGTGATTGTTGTCcctgtgaagagtgaagatgaggaggagagagaggctGAGCCCTCGACAGAAGCCGATGCGGACCACTGTGGGGGATCACAAGCGCACAGCCTCTTCGCTCCGCTATCAGATAGCGACGACATAACatcacactctcctgacacgGATGACGATGACTCTGAAGCCGGCAACGCACGCTTTAAATGCTCTCAATGTGACAAATGTTTTTCTCAAAAGGGAAATCTGAAGAAGCACCTAAGACatcacactggagagaaacctttcacctGCTCGGTGTGCAGTAAAAGATTCTCGGACCAATCAAATTTGAAAGCACACACGAGAATTCataccggagagaaaccttttccttgtaCAGTGTGCGGTAAAAGATTTGTCCGACAAGGCGATCTAAAAACCCACGCAAGGACACACACTGGGGAGAAAGCTTTTACTTGCACGGTGTGTGGGGTGAGATTCTCCcataaaaatagtttaaaaagaCACGCGATAAAAATACACCCCGGAGGGAAACTTTTCCCTTGTGTGGTCTGCGGTAAacaattttctcaaaaatgtggtttaaaaacacacacaagaacacacgCTGGGGATAAACGTTTTCCTTGTGTGGTGTGCGGTAAAGGGTTCAATTTTCCGGCTCATTTAAATAGACACAAAATGATCCACACCAAAGAGAAGCCTTTTTCCTGCTCCATTTGTGGGAAAGAATACAATCGTCAAGGTCATTTAAAAAGACACGCCAGAgtgcacactggagagaaacctttctccTGCTCAGTTTGCGGTAAAAGCTTCTCTCGGGAAAAGTCTTGGATCAGccacacaagaacacacacttGA
- the LOC131137690 gene encoding zinc finger protein OZF-like, whose translation MSVCVGEKRHLCRTPEQQEWNSRMEQEEPQAPHIKEEEAEPQYRLIKEEEEEPQPPRVKDEEEEHSISLEGPEEFSVMKSGDDEGESEEKGKAEPRSNSSTQHTTTEVDGHRGGPEALLAPLSDTEDTASQSPETDDDDSEVDATRHADNTQWKCSQCHKTYASKSSLRKHTRLHTGEKPFTCSVCGKRFADQSNLKAHTIIHSGEKPFPCTVCGKHFSRKISLIAHTRIHTGEKPFSCTFCGKSFTHKSTLTVHKRIHTGNKNFSCTVCEKRFSRKISLTEHAKTHTHTREKPFLCTVCGTRFSKRTNLKQHTRIHTGEKRFSCTVCGKRCSRRSHLEEHTRLHSGEKPFTCTVCGKCFYKKDDLKRHTRIHTGEKPFPCTACGKRFSRPSLVKVHARIHTGEKPFSCAICGRGFSQKHYLIGHTRTHT comes from the exons ATGTCTGTTTGCGTTGGTGAGAAAAG ACATCTGTGTAGAACACCTGAGCAACAGGAGTGGAACTCCAGGATGGagcaggaggagccacaggccccccacattaaagaggaagaggcggAGCCACAGTACCGCctcattaaagaggaagaagaggagccacagccccctCGTGTGAAAGACGAAGAAGAGGAACACAGCATCAGTCTTGAAGGACCGGAGGAGTTCTCGGTGATGAAGTCAGGAGATGATGAAGGTGAAAGTGAGGAAAAGGGAAAGGCGGAGCCTCGGAGCAACAGCTCGACTCAACACACGACAACAGAAGTTGATGGACACCGCGGAGGACCAGAGGCACTCTTAGCTCCTCTATCAGACACCGAGGACACGGCGTCACAGTCTCCCGAAACGGATGATGACGACTCTGAAGTCGACGCGACACGTCACGCTGACAACACACAATGGAAATGCTCTCAATGTCACAAAACCTATGCCAGCAAGAGCAGTCTGAGAAAACACACGAGACttcacacaggagagaaaccgttcacctgctcagtttgtggtaaaCGCTTCGCTGACCAATCGAATTTGAAAGCACACACGATAATTCATagtggagagaaaccttttccttgcacaGTGTGCGGTAAACATTTCTCTCGGAAGATATCTTTAATagcacacacaagaatacacaccggagagaaacctttttcctgcACATTTTGCGGTAAAAGCTTCACTCACAAGTCAACTTTGACAGTACACAAAAGAATACACACTGGCAATAAAAATTTTTCTTGCACAGTATGTGAGAAAAGGTTCTCTCGAAAGATATCTTTGACAGAACAcgctaaaacacacacacatacaagggAGAAACCTTTTCTTTGCACAGTGTGCGGCACAAGATTCTCTAAGCGGACTAATTTGAAACAACACACTCGAATACACACCGGGGAGAAGCGTTTTTCGTGCACGGTGTGTGGTAAGAGGTGCTCTCGGCGGTCACATTTGGAAGAGCACACCAGACTCCACAGTGGCGAGAAACCTTTTACTTGCACCGTGTGCGGTAAATGTTTCTATAAAAAAGATGATTTAAAGAGACACACAAGGATACACACTGGGGAGAAACCATTCCCTTGCACGGCTTGCGGAAAGAGGTTTTCTCGGCCGTCACTAGTGAAAGTACACGCACGAATACACACCGGGgagaaacctttttcctgcGCAATTTGCGGTAGAGGTTTTTCTCAAAAGCATTATTTGATAGGgcacacaagaacacacacttga
- the LOC131137703 gene encoding gastrula zinc finger protein XlCGF8.2DB-like isoform X1, which produces MMEQKEPQPPDLKEEAEELQHAHIKQEAQEPRHPCIKEEEEVIEVAVKSEDDNDDDEDQGEEKREAELLSSSPNQHTTTEADGDHRGDHLAPLSDHDDTTSHSPDTDDGDSEADMTRHADNARWKCCQCDKTFAHKRNLSKHMRDAGEKHFTCSVCGARFSVRSNLKQHTSIHTGEKPFLCAVCDKRFSRAHYLKKHTRRHTGKKPFPCTVCGKTFSENGGLKTHTRIHTGEKPFPCMLCGKRFSQPSHLKNHTKTHAAEKPFPCTVCCKRFSQISYLKKHTKIHTGEKPFPCTACGKRFLQKCDLERHARVHTGEKRFSCAVCGKSFSQKISLTVHARTCEHFERTPSVK; this is translated from the coding sequence ATGATGGAACAGAAGGAACCACAGCCTCCTGATCTTAAAGAGGAAGCAGAGGAGCTACAGCACGCCCACATTAAACAGGAAGCGCAGGAGCCACGGCACCCttgcattaaagaggaagaggaggtgatTGAGGTTgctgtgaagagtgaagatgacAACGACGACGACGAAGATCAAGGTGAGGAGAAGCGAGAGGCGGAGCTTCTAAGCAGCAGCCCAAATCAACACAcgacaacagaagctgatggagaccaccgTGGAGACCACTTGGCTCCACTATCGGATCACGACGACACAACGTCACACTCTCCCGACACCGATGATGGCGACTCTGAAGCTGATATGACGCGTCACGCCGACAACGCGCGCTGGAAATGCTGTCAATGTGACAAAACCTTTGCTCACAAGAGAAATCTTTCAAAGCACATGAGAGACGCAGGAGAGAAACATTTCACCTGCTCAGTTTGCGGCGCAAGATTCTCCGTGCGGTCAAATCTGAAACAACACACAAGTatacacacaggagagaaaccgttTCTTTGCGCTGTGTGTGATAAAAGATTCTCACGagcacattatttaaaaaaacacacaagacgGCACACTGGaaagaaaccttttccttgcacaGTGTGCGGGAAAACATTTTCGGAAAACGGtggtttaaaaacacacacaagaatacacaccggagagaaaccttttccttgcatGCTGTGCGGTAAAAGATTCTCTCAGCCGTCACATTTGAAaaaccacacaaaaacacacgctGCAGAGAAACCGTTTCCTTGTACGGTGTGCTGTAAAAGATTCTCTCAGATATCTTATttaaaaaagcacacaaaaatacacaccggagagaaaccttttccttgcacgGCGTGTGGGAAAAGATTCCTTCAAAAATGTGATTTAGAAAGACACGCAAGagtacacaccggagagaaacgtTTTTCCTGTGcagtttgtggtaaaagtttctctcaGAAGATATCTTTGACGGTGCACGCAAGAACTTGTGAACATTTTGAAAGGACGCCGTccgtcaagtaa
- the LOC131137696 gene encoding zinc finger protein OZF-like, with amino-acid sequence MCKVQMLRLLVNQRLTAAVEEIFVVLERTIAEYEEELSRTKEENERQRQLLEAVFKKTGVVLHRTDASEEQLPPEQHEWNNKVEQEEPQPPHVKEEVEDHCISQEGERLEDLEEFSVIVVPVKTEDESEEKREAERPSSSSTQLLTSEAEGGSKALNLLAPLSDSDDSTSHSPDTDDDDSEADMTRHADNTRWKCSQCDKTFVKKGNLKIHLRLHTGEKPFACLVCCKRFSQRSQLKSHARIHTGEKPFPCSVCGKRFSHKVALNRHTRIHTGEKPFSCSVCGKTFIEKSNLKVHARSHTGEKCFPCLVCDKSFSQKNDLKRHTRSHTGEKPFPCLVCDKRFSQKHDLKRHTRIHTGEKPFPCSVCSKVFTDRSHLKVHIRLHTGEKPFSCLVCEERFYQKKYLKIHARVHTGEKPFP; translated from the exons ATGTGTAAAGTCCAAATGCTGAGATTGTTGGTGAATCAGCGGCTAACTGCAGCTGTCGAAGAAATATTCGTAGTGTTGGAAAGAACGATAGcggagtacgaggaggaactttctcgaacaaaagaggagaacgagcgacaacgtcaactcCTGGAGGCTGTTTTCAAGAAGACTGGAGTTGTCTTACACAGAACAG ATGCCAGTGAAGAACAACTTCCCCCTGAGCAGCATGAGTGGAACAACAAGGTGGAACAGGAGGAACCACAGCCTCCGCACGTtaaagaggaggtggaggatcACTGCATCAGTCAGGAGGGAGAGCGTCTTGAAGATCTGGAGGAATTCTCGGTGATTGTTGTCCCAGTGAAGACTGAAGATGAAagtgaggagaagagagaggcggAGCGTCCAAGCAGCAGCTCGACTCAACTCCTGACATCAGAAGCTGAAGGAGGATCAAAAGCACTGaacctcttagctccgctatcagatagtgacgactcgacgtcacactctcccgACACGGATGACGACGATTCTGAAGCTGACATGACACGTCACGCTGACAACACACGCTGGAAATGCTCTCAATGTGACAAAACGTTCGTTAAGAAGGGAAATCTGAAAATACACCTGAGGCttcacacaggagagaaaccttttgccTGCTTAGTTTGCTGTAAAAGATTCTCTCAAAGGTCACAGTTGAAATCACATGCAAGAatacacaccggagaaaaaccttttccttgctctgtgtgcgGTAAAAGATTTTCACACAAAGTTGCTTTAAATAGACACACCAGaatacacacaggagagaaacccttttcctgctcagtttgtggcaAAACGTTCATTGAGAAATCAAATTTGAAAGTCCATGCAAGGtcacacacgggagagaaatGTTTCCCTTGCTTGGTCTGCGATAAGAGTTTCTctcaaaaaaatgacttaaaaagacacacaagatcgcacactggagagaaaccctttCCTTGCCTGGTGTGCGATAAAAGATTCTCtcaaaaacatgatttaaaaagacacacaagaatacacactgggGAGAAACCCTTTCCTTGCTCGGTTTGTTCTAAAGTATTCACTGACAGGTCGCATTTGAAAGTGCACATAAGattacacactggagagaaaccgtttTCTTGCTTGGTTTGTGAGGAAAGATtttatcaaaaaaaatatttaaaaatacatgcaagagtgcacactggagagaaaccttttccctgA